The Stenotrophomonas maltophilia sequence TCGCCTGGCATTCCTGGACGTTACCGATCGAATCGTGCGCACACTGCACGATCTGGCACAGGAACCGGAAGCGATGAGCCATCCGCAGGGCAGCCAGCTGCGCGTGTCGCGCCAGGAACTGGCCCGCCTGGTCGGCTGCTCGCGCGAAATGGCTGGCCACGTGCTGAAGAAGCTGCAGACCGACGGCCTGCTGCATGCACGTGGCAAGACCGTGGTGCTGTACGGCACCCGTTGAGCACCCGGTGGGTGCGGACCTTGGTCCGCACTCCTTCGCGCGCTAGGCTCGTTGCATGGAACTGAGCAGCGAATTCTGGTGGTTCATCCTCATCGGCCTGGGCGCACAGCTGGTGGACGGCGCTTTGGGCATGGCCTTCGGCCTGGTGTCCTCGTCGGTGATGTTGAGCATGGGCCTGCCCCCGGCGCAGGTCAGCGCCAGCATCCACACCGCTGAAGTGTTCACCACGGGCGCGTCGGGCGTGTCGCACCTTGCAGCCGGAAATGTCGATAAACGCCTGTTCCTGCGCCTGGCCCTGCCCGGTGCGGTGGGGGGCGCCGTGGGCGCCTACGTGCTCACCCAGATCCCCGGCGACATCATCCGGCCACTGATCTACCTGTACCTGCTGGTACTGGCGATCATCATCCTGGCCCGCGCTGCGGGGCGCTGGATGCCCAAGGGCGAAATCCGCCGGGTACCGGTGCTGGGCTTCTTTGCCGGCCTGCTGGACGCCAGCGGCGGCGGCGGCTGGGGGCCGGTGGCCACCTCCACCCTGCTCGCCCGCGGCGGCCAGGCACGCACCACCATCGGTACGGTCAACGCGGCCGAGTTCATCGTCACCCTGACCATCTCGGCCACGTTCCTGCTGTCGATGGGCGTGCAGCACCTGCAGATCGTCGCCGGCCTGCTGATCGGCGGCATGATGGCCGCGCCGGTGGCGGCAATTCTGGTCAAGCGGGTGAAGGAGCGCTGGGTGCTGGTGGCCGTTGGCGTGCTGGTACTGGGGATCAGCCTGTTCCAGATCGGCCATGCGGTGTACGGGCACCTGTACCGCTGAGCGTTTGCCGGCCAGCGGCCGGCACTACCGGGACGGAGAAGGGGTAGTGCCGGCCGCTGGCCGGCAGATCCATCACCGTGCGGCGGGATCAGGCCTTGTCGCCACCGCGGTCCACGCAGCCCCAGTTGAGGATGCGGGTGCCGGCCGGCAGCACGCTGCGGAAGAAATCCACCTTGGAGCGCTTCGGGTTCACCACCACTGGCGCCTTGGCTGCCAGCAGCAGCGGCAGGTCGGCGGTGCTGTCGGAGTAGGCGATGTCGATGTCGCCGTAGCCGCGCTCGCGCAGCATGCGCATCTTCTCTTCGTTGTGGCAGTGGCGGGTCGGGCCGACGCCGCCCAGCCGCGGACCAACCTCGGTGCCGATCACCGGTACGTCCTGGTGGGCCACGAAGGCCAGGATCGCCCGTGCCAGCTCCGGCGGCGCGCCGGTGGCCACCACCACGCGGTCACCCTTGGCCCGGTGCGCGGCGAACACCTCCAGCGCCTGCGGCAGCAGCTTGGCGCGCATCTGTGCCTCGTTGCGCAGCACATAGGCGTCGATGACCTTGTTGAAATCACGCGCACGGTGCAGGCCGAAGCTGCCGATCCACACATAGACCGAAATACCGGCACGACGGGTCGGCAGCAGCGCCACCATCGGCCCGGCGATCGGCGTGACCAGCAGCGCGGCCAGCATGCGCAACGGGTTGCGCTTGATCAGCGAGGCGAACAGATGGGTGCCCGAATCGCCGTCGTAGAGGGTGTGGTCGAAATCGAAGACCACCAGCGGCGCATCGTCGCGCGGCGTCGGATAGTGCGTTGTCATGCCGCGAAGAATAGCTGACGCAGGCCCTCGCCCGGCTCTTCCACGCGCATGAAGGCCTCGCCGACCAGGAACGCATGGATGCCGGCATCGCGCATCAGCGCCACGTCCTGCGGGCCGAGGATGCCGCTCTCGGTCACCAGCAGTCGATCACGCGGCACCGCCTTCTGCATGTCCAGCGTGGTCTGCAGCGACACCTCGAAGGTGCGCAGGTTGCGGTTGTTGATGCCGATCATCGGCGCCGGCACCTGCAGCGCACGCTCCAGTTCGTCGATGTCATGCACCTCCACCAGCACGTCCATGCCCAGCGACAGCGCCAGTTCGGACAGCGTGGCCAGCTGGGTGTCGTCCAGTGCAGCGACGATCAGCAGGATGCAGTCGGCGCCCAGCACGCGCGCCTCGTACACCTGGTAGGCGTCGATCACGAAGTCCTTGCGCAGCACCGGCAGCGTGCAGGCCTCGCGGGCCTGCTGCAGGTAGGCGTCGGCGCCCTGGAAGAAGTCCACGTCGGTCAGCACCGACAGGCAGCTGGCGCCGCCGAACTCATAGCTGACGGCGATGTCGGCGGGGCGGAAATCCGGGCGGATCACACCCTTGGAGGGGCTGGCCTTCTTCACCTCGGCAATCACCGCCGGGTCGCCGTTGGCCACCGCCGCCTGCAGCGCGCGCACGAAGCCACGTACCGGCGGGGCACTGGCCAGGGCGGCCTGCAGCTCCTCGAGCGGGCGCTGGGCGCGGCGCTGGGCCACTTCTTCGGCCTTGCGGGCCAGGATCGTCTGCAGGATGTCGCTCATCGTCTTCGGTTCGGTGCGGGGGCGGTGAGGACGGCCATTATCGGCCATCAAGGGGATCAGGCTGAACCGCGCGCTCAGGCAACCAGCGCGCGGGTGGTCTCAACATACTGCTGCAGGCGCTGGCGGGCACTGCCGTTGGCGATGGCGGCACGGGCACGGGCCAGGCCGTCGCCGATGTCGCTGGCCACCCCGGCCACGTACAGCGCGGCGCCGGCATTCAGCGCCACGATGTCCAGCGCCGGGCCGGGCTCGTTGTCCAGCACGGCACGCAGCATCTGGATGGACTGCTCCGGTCCGTCCACGCGCAGGTTGCGGCTGGCCGACATGGCGATGCCGAAGTCTTCCGGGTGGATCTCGTACTCACGCACCTTGCCGTCGCGCAGTTCGCCGACCAGGGTGCCGGCGCCCAGCGAGATCTCGTCCATGTTGTCGCGGCCCCAGACCACCATGGCGCGCTCGGTGCCCAACTCGCGCAGCACGCGTGCCTGGATACCCACTAAATCGGGGTGGAACACGCCCATCAGCACCGACGGCGCGCTGGCCGGGTTGGTCAGCGGGCCGAGGATGTTGAAGATGGTGCGCACGCCCATCTCACGGCGGACCGGCGCGACCACCTTCATCGACGGATGGTGGATGGGCGCGAACATGAAGCCGATACCGGTTTGTTCGATCGCGGCGGCCACCTGGGCCGGCTGCAGCTCGATGGCCGCGCCCAGCGCTTCCACCGCATCGGCGCTGCCGGACTTGGACGACACGCTGCGGTTGCCGTGCTTGGCCACGCGCGCACCGGCCGCAGCGGCGACGAACATCGCACAGGTGGAGATGTTGAAGGTGTGCGAGCCATCGCCCCCGGTGCCGACGATGTCGACCAGGTGGGTGGTATCGGCCACCGGCACGGCCAGCGCGAATTCACGCATGACCGTGGCCGCAGCGGCGATCTCGTCGATGGTTTCCTTCTTCACACGCAGGCCGGTGAGGATGGCGGCGGTCATCATCGGCGACACGTCGCCACGCATGATCTGCCGCATCAGGTCGACCATTTCGTCGAAGAAGATTTCGCGGTGTTCGATGGTGCGCTGCAGGGCTTCCTGGGGGGAGAAGCTCATGGGAATGCTCCTTGGATCAGGCCGCCGGACGCTGCAGGAAATTGCGCAGCAGGGCGTGGCCGTGTTCGGTGAGGATGGATTCGGGATGGAACTGCACGCCTTCCACCGGGAACTGGCGGTGGCGCAGGCCCATGATCTCTTCGATCGAGCCGTCCTCGTTCTCGGTCCAGGCGGTCACTTCCAGCACATCGGGCAGGCTGTGCTTGTCCACCACCAGCGAGTGGTAGCGGGTGGCCTGGTAACGGTCCGGCAGGCCGGCGAACACGCCCTTGCCTTCATGGCGGATGGGCGAGGTCTTGCCGTGCATGATGTTGCCAGCACGGATCACGGTGCCGCCGTAGACCTGGCCGATGCCCTGGTGGCCCAGGCACACGCCGAGGATCGGCGTGGTCGGGCCCAGGCGCTCGATCAGCTCCAGCGACACGCCCGCTTCGTTGGGCGTGCACGGGCCGGGCGAGATGACGATGCGCTCGGGCTTCTGCGCGGCGATCTCGTCCACGCTCATCGCATCGTTGCGCACCACCTTCACCTCGGCGCCCAGCGTCTGCAGGTACTGCACGAGGTTGTAGGTGAAGCTGTCGTAGTTGTCGATCATCCACAACATGGTCAGGTCCCGTCGCTTATCAGGAAAATGGCGTATACGTTTTCGGTGTAGGTGATGGGGCCGGCTTCCATCGACTCGCGCAGGCGGGAGCCCGTGGTCTCGATGCTGTTCATCGGTGCCTCGGGCGCGGGCGGCGAGGGCGGCGTCACCAGGTCCCCACTGCTGGGCCAACTGCCCGCCTGGATGCCATAGGCGAAGTTCGGCGCCACGTCGGAAATGCTGTACAGACCGCGCAGCTGGGTGCCGTAGGCCTTGGCCAGGCCCTGCGCGGAGTCGCGGGTCTGGGCTGCCGCCTCGCCCTTGAGCTCGCGGCGCAGTGCCACTTCACCCGAGTACGTCGGAGCCACGCTGCTGACCTGCACGTTCTCATTGGCCTTCAGCGCCCCCAGCACGTCCTGCATCTGCTGGACGCTGGCGAAGCTGGCGCGCAGTTGGCGTGACACGCGGGTGCCGATGAAGACCTGCCGGTTCTGTTCATAGCGCGTCGCAGGACCAATCCGCAGGTTGTCCGCGCGCACGCTGCCTTCCACCGCCTTGTGCTGCTTGAACAGTGCCAGTACGCGGGCAACGTTGCCCTGCACGCGGCGGCGCGCAGCGTCGGCATCCATGTCGGTCTCTTCGATGTTCAACTGCAGGCCGAACCGGTCCGGCATCACCACGCGGCGCGCCTCGCCCTTCACCAGCAGGTGCGGCTGCGAAGGAATGGTATTGGCCTGCGCCCACGCAGACGGGGCCATCGTGGCCAGCAGTGACGACCACAGCAATGCGCTCAGCAGCTTCATGCGGTACTCCTTGTCTTGAACGGGAACAGCGGAACGACCACGGCGCAGCGGCCGTGGCGAGGCAGGCTTACAGGCCCTTGGCGGCCTGGGCGACGGCGCGGAACAGCGCGCGGCCCTTGTTCATCGTCTCGTCCCATTCCTTGTCCGGGTCCGAGTCGTAGACGATGCCGGCGCCGGCCTGCACGTACAGGCGGCCGTCCTTGATCACCGCGGTGCGGATCGCGATCGCGGTATCGGCATCGCCATGCCAGCCGATGTAACCGATGCTGCCGGCGTAGACATTGCGCTTGATCGGTTCCAGCTCGCGGATCACTTCCAGCGCGCGGATCTTCGGCGCACCGCTGACCGTGCCGGCCGGGAACGTGGCACGCAGCACGTCGGCATAGCTCAGGCCCGGCTGCAGCTGCCCGGTCACTTCGCTGACGATGTGCATGACGTGGCTGTAGCGCTCGATCACGAACTGCTCGCCCACTTCCACGGTGCCGGCCCTGGACACGCGGCCGGCGTCGTTGCGGCCAAGGTCGATCAGCATCAGGTGCTCGGCGCGTTCCTTCGGGTCTGCCAGCAGCTCGGCTTCCAGCGCCAGGTCCTGCTCGACGGTGGCGCCGCGTGGGCGGGTGCCGGCGATCGGGCGCACCGTGACTTCGCCATCCTGCAGACGCACCAGGATTTCCGGCGACGAGCCGACCACCTGCAGGTCGCCGACATCAAGGAAATACATGTAAGGCGACGGATTCAATGCACGCAGCGCACGGTACACATCCACCGGACGCGCCTTGAACGGCACGCTCAGGCGCTGGCTCAGCACCACCTGGAAGATGTCGCCGGCGCGGATGTATTCCTTGCTGCGCTGGACCGCATCGACGAAGCCTTCGCGGGTGAAACCGGAGACGAAATCGGATTCATCCAGCACGTCGCTGTTGAGCGGCGCCGGATAGCCGGCGCCCGGTGCACGCAGCCTCGCGGTCAGTGCATCCAGGCGCGCCTGGGCCTGCTCGAACGCGCCTTCGACGCGCGGGTCGGCGTGCACGATCAGGTACAGCCGGCCCTTGAGGTTGTCGAACACCGCCAGCTCGTTGGAGTCCAGCAGCAGGATGTCCGGCGTGCCCAGCTCATCGCGTCCGGCCGGCGGGGCCAGGCGCGGTTCGATGTAGCCGATGCACTCGAAGCCGAACCAACCGACCAGGCCACCGGTGAAGCCCGGCAGGCCATCCAGCTTCGGCACCGAGTGGGCGCTGCGCAGCGCCTCGACCTCGGCGAACGGGTCGGCCACCTCGCGGGTTTCCACCACCTGGCCGTCTTCGCGCACGGTCAGCGTGTGGCCGTGGAAGGCGTACACGCGGCGCGCCGGCAGGCCGATGATCGAGTAACGACCAAAGCGCTCGCCGCCTTCGACGGATTCAAACAGGTAGGTATTGGGGCCGTCGGCGAGCTTCAGATAGACCGAAAGCGGCGTGTCCAGGTCGGACAGCACTTCGCGGACGACGGGAATATGGGTGTGGCCTTCAGCGGCCTGCTGCTGAAACTGAGCGTGCGAGTTCAAGACGACTTTCCTTCCGGGACACAGCGTTATGGGGGCGGACGACGGCAACGGGCCACCATCGCCACCAACGGCGTGCGGAAGAAAGGGTATGCGGGGTCGTCAGGCTGGACACCCCTTGACTGTATCGCAGGATCGGCGGGAGGGGAACCCTGGGAAACTGAACCACGGCACGGCCGGGCTGGCCGCGGGGACCGATGGCTCTACCCCTGCCCGCCCAGCAGCGGGCAACCGGCCGGCAGGTGCATGCGCACCCGGCCCGGCACGCACTCGATGCGGAACAGCTGGGCCTGCACCGGTTCACCGTCCAGGTTGAGCGTCAGCGGTCGCTGCGATTCGATCTGCAACCACGGCAGCCGTGCACGCGTGGCCAGTTGTTCCAGCGCAGCCTGGGTGCCGGACTTCAGCATCT is a genomic window containing:
- a CDS encoding anthranilate synthase component II; the protein is MLWMIDNYDSFTYNLVQYLQTLGAEVKVVRNDAMSVDEIAAQKPERIVISPGPCTPNEAGVSLELIERLGPTTPILGVCLGHQGIGQVYGGTVIRAGNIMHGKTSPIRHEGKGVFAGLPDRYQATRYHSLVVDKHSLPDVLEVTAWTENEDGSIEEIMGLRHRQFPVEGVQFHPESILTEHGHALLRNFLQRPAA
- a CDS encoding haloacid dehalogenase-like hydrolase: MTTHYPTPRDDAPLVVFDFDHTLYDGDSGTHLFASLIKRNPLRMLAALLVTPIAGPMVALLPTRRAGISVYVWIGSFGLHRARDFNKVIDAYVLRNEAQMRAKLLPQALEVFAAHRAKGDRVVVATGAPPELARAILAFVAHQDVPVIGTEVGPRLGGVGPTRHCHNEEKMRMLRERGYGDIDIAYSDSTADLPLLLAAKAPVVVNPKRSKVDFFRSVLPAGTRILNWGCVDRGGDKA
- the trpD gene encoding anthranilate phosphoribosyltransferase, with product MSFSPQEALQRTIEHREIFFDEMVDLMRQIMRGDVSPMMTAAILTGLRVKKETIDEIAAAATVMREFALAVPVADTTHLVDIVGTGGDGSHTFNISTCAMFVAAAAGARVAKHGNRSVSSKSGSADAVEALGAAIELQPAQVAAAIEQTGIGFMFAPIHHPSMKVVAPVRREMGVRTIFNILGPLTNPASAPSVLMGVFHPDLVGIQARVLRELGTERAMVVWGRDNMDEISLGAGTLVGELRDGKVREYEIHPEDFGIAMSASRNLRVDGPEQSIQMLRAVLDNEPGPALDIVALNAGAALYVAGVASDIGDGLARARAAIANGSARQRLQQYVETTRALVA
- a CDS encoding SIMPL domain-containing protein, with the protein product MKLLSALLWSSLLATMAPSAWAQANTIPSQPHLLVKGEARRVVMPDRFGLQLNIEETDMDADAARRRVQGNVARVLALFKQHKAVEGSVRADNLRIGPATRYEQNRQVFIGTRVSRQLRASFASVQQMQDVLGALKANENVQVSSVAPTYSGEVALRRELKGEAAAQTRDSAQGLAKAYGTQLRGLYSISDVAPNFAYGIQAGSWPSSGDLVTPPSPPAPEAPMNSIETTGSRLRESMEAGPITYTENVYAIFLISDGT
- the trpE gene encoding anthranilate synthase component I, which codes for MNSHAQFQQQAAEGHTHIPVVREVLSDLDTPLSVYLKLADGPNTYLFESVEGGERFGRYSIIGLPARRVYAFHGHTLTVREDGQVVETREVADPFAEVEALRSAHSVPKLDGLPGFTGGLVGWFGFECIGYIEPRLAPPAGRDELGTPDILLLDSNELAVFDNLKGRLYLIVHADPRVEGAFEQAQARLDALTARLRAPGAGYPAPLNSDVLDESDFVSGFTREGFVDAVQRSKEYIRAGDIFQVVLSQRLSVPFKARPVDVYRALRALNPSPYMYFLDVGDLQVVGSSPEILVRLQDGEVTVRPIAGTRPRGATVEQDLALEAELLADPKERAEHLMLIDLGRNDAGRVSRAGTVEVGEQFVIERYSHVMHIVSEVTGQLQPGLSYADVLRATFPAGTVSGAPKIRALEVIRELEPIKRNVYAGSIGYIGWHGDADTAIAIRTAVIKDGRLYVQAGAGIVYDSDPDKEWDETMNKGRALFRAVAQAAKGL
- the trpC gene encoding indole-3-glycerol phosphate synthase TrpC; protein product: MSDILQTILARKAEEVAQRRAQRPLEELQAALASAPPVRGFVRALQAAVANGDPAVIAEVKKASPSKGVIRPDFRPADIAVSYEFGGASCLSVLTDVDFFQGADAYLQQAREACTLPVLRKDFVIDAYQVYEARVLGADCILLIVAALDDTQLATLSELALSLGMDVLVEVHDIDELERALQVPAPMIGINNRNLRTFEVSLQTTLDMQKAVPRDRLLVTESGILGPQDVALMRDAGIHAFLVGEAFMRVEEPGEGLRQLFFAA
- a CDS encoding sulfite exporter TauE/SafE family protein → MELSSEFWWFILIGLGAQLVDGALGMAFGLVSSSVMLSMGLPPAQVSASIHTAEVFTTGASGVSHLAAGNVDKRLFLRLALPGAVGGAVGAYVLTQIPGDIIRPLIYLYLLVLAIIILARAAGRWMPKGEIRRVPVLGFFAGLLDASGGGGWGPVATSTLLARGGQARTTIGTVNAAEFIVTLTISATFLLSMGVQHLQIVAGLLIGGMMAAPVAAILVKRVKERWVLVAVGVLVLGISLFQIGHAVYGHLYR